The following proteins are co-located in the Helicobacter acinonychis genome:
- the ruvB gene encoding Holliday junction branch migration DNA helicase RuvB yields MKERIVNLETLDFETSQEVSLRPDLWENYIGQEKIKNNLQISICAAKKRQESLDHMLFFGPPGLGKTSISHIIAKEMETNIKITAAPMIEKSGDLAAILTNLQAKDILFIDEIHRLSPAIEEVLYPAMEDFRLDIIIGSGPAAQTIKIDLPPFTLIGATTRVGMLSNPLRDRFGMSFRMQFYSPSELALIIKKAATKLNQDIKEESADEIAKRSRGTPRIALRLLKRVRDFALVKNSSLMDLNITLHALNELGVNELGFDEADLAYLSLLANAQGKPVGLNTIAASMREDESTIEDVIEPFLLANGYLERTAKGRIATPKTHALLKIPTLKSQSLF; encoded by the coding sequence ATGAAAGAACGGATAGTCAATTTAGAAACTTTGGACTTTGAAACTTCCCAAGAAGTGAGTTTGCGCCCTGATCTTTGGGAAAATTATATCGGTCAAGAAAAGATTAAGAACAACTTGCAAATTTCTATTTGTGCGGCTAAAAAACGCCAAGAGAGTTTGGATCACATGCTCTTTTTTGGCCCACCGGGTTTGGGTAAAACCTCTATTAGTCATATCATCGCTAAAGAAATGGAAACCAATATCAAAATCACCGCCGCTCCCATGATAGAAAAAAGCGGTGATTTGGCTGCCATTCTCACTAATTTGCAAGCCAAAGACATTCTTTTTATTGATGAAATCCACCGGCTTAGCCCAGCAATTGAAGAGGTTTTATACCCAGCTATGGAAGACTTTAGGTTGGATATTATTATAGGTTCAGGCCCGGCCGCTCAAACCATTAAAATTGATTTACCCCCTTTCACCCTTATTGGTGCTACCACTAGAGTGGGAATGCTCTCTAACCCTTTGAGAGACAGATTTGGCATGAGTTTTAGAATGCAATTTTATAGCCCTAGCGAACTAGCTCTCATTATCAAAAAAGCCGCCACAAAACTTAATCAAGACATCAAAGAAGAAAGCGCTGATGAAATCGCTAAAAGGAGTAGAGGCACGCCAAGGATCGCTTTAAGACTTTTAAAAAGGGTGCGCGATTTTGCACTCGTTAAAAATTCAAGCTTGATGGATTTAAATATCACTTTGCATGCTTTGAATGAATTAGGCGTGAATGAATTGGGCTTTGATGAAGCGGATTTAGCGTATTTATCTTTGTTGGCTAACGCCCAAGGAAAACCGGTTGGCTTGAACACGATTGCAGCGTCTATGAGAGAAGATGAAAGCACGATTGAAGATGTGATTGAGCCTTTTTTACTCGCTAATGGTTATTTAGAGCGCACGGCTAAAGGCAGGATCGCCACGCCTAAAACCCACGCGCTTTTAAAAATCCCCACTCTAAAGTCTCAAAGTTTATTTTAA
- a CDS encoding chemotaxis response regulator CheY, whose translation MKLLVVDDSSTMRRIIKNTLSRLGYEDILEAEHGIEAWEKLDANADTKVLITDWNMPEMNGLDLVKKVRADSRFKEIPIIMITTEGGKAEVITALKAGVNNYIVKPFTPQVLKEKLEIVLGTND comes from the coding sequence TTGAAACTACTAGTAGTAGATGATAGCTCAACTATGAGAAGAATTATTAAAAACACACTTTCACGCTTAGGCTATGAAGATATTTTAGAAGCTGAGCATGGGATAGAAGCTTGGGAAAAACTAGACGCTAACGCGGACACTAAAGTGCTGATTACAGATTGGAACATGCCTGAAATGAACGGCTTGGATCTCGTTAAGAAAGTGCGTGCGGATAGCCGTTTTAAAGAAATCCCCATTATTATGATCACCACAGAGGGCGGTAAGGCTGAGGTTATTACCGCTTTAAAAGCCGGTGTGAATAATTACATTGTGAAACCTTTTACCCCCCAAGTTTTGAAAGAAAAATTAGAGATTGTTTTAGGGACGAATGATTGA
- the queA gene encoding tRNA preQ1(34) S-adenosylmethionine ribosyltransferase-isomerase QueA — MKEFDLESYDYHLPKELIANYPILPKEKAKLLIYERHSQKITHTTFEHVLDFFPKNTLVVLNDTKVIKARLFGSKYAFLPSKTTEVFFHRFLKNNTALTQIKGKIKVGDKIFFDENHYAEVLELLNNGQRLIAFYDNKTPLDQASILKLLEQYGHMPLPPYIKRADESLDTLEYQSVFAKHIGAVAAPTASLHFSQNTLENLLKDFKHTFLTLHVGAGTFASVETKDIREHQIHTEVLHIPKKSQEILQKSQEILCIGTTALRSVEYFKRLKTPKQEAFECDIFLHLANPIQHANYLLTNFHLPKSSLLMLVSAMIGLEKTKEIYQIAIEKKYRFYSYGDGMLIL; from the coding sequence TTGAAAGAATTTGATTTAGAAAGCTATGATTATCATTTGCCTAAAGAATTGATCGCAAACTACCCCATTTTACCTAAAGAAAAGGCTAAATTACTCATATATGAAAGGCATTCACAAAAAATCACGCACACCACTTTTGAGCATGTTTTAGACTTTTTCCCTAAAAACACCCTTGTGGTGTTGAATGACACTAAAGTGATAAAGGCTAGGCTTTTTGGATCTAAATATGCCTTTTTGCCATCAAAAACGACCGAAGTGTTTTTCCACCGCTTCCTTAAAAACAATACCGCTTTAACTCAAATCAAGGGTAAAATTAAAGTGGGGGATAAAATCTTTTTTGATGAAAATCATTACGCTGAAGTCTTGGAATTATTGAATAACGGCCAACGCTTGATCGCTTTTTATGACAATAAAACCCCATTAGATCAAGCAAGTATTTTAAAACTTTTAGAACAATACGGACACATGCCCTTGCCCCCCTACATTAAAAGAGCCGATGAAAGTTTGGATACGCTTGAATACCAGAGCGTGTTTGCTAAACATATCGGTGCGGTGGCTGCTCCTACAGCGTCGTTGCATTTTTCTCAAAATACTTTAGAAAATTTATTGAAAGATTTTAAACACACTTTTTTAACCTTGCATGTGGGAGCTGGGACTTTTGCTAGCGTAGAAACTAAAGATATTAGAGAGCATCAAATCCATACAGAGGTTTTACACATTCCTAAAAAGAGCCAAGAAATTTTACAAAAATCCCAAGAAATTTTATGCATCGGCACGACCGCTTTAAGGAGCGTGGAATATTTCAAGCGTTTAAAAACCCCTAAGCAAGAGGCGTTTGAATGCGATATTTTCTTGCATCTTGCTAACCCAATCCAACATGCTAATTATTTACTCACTAATTTCCACTTGCCCAAATCAAGCCTTTTAATGCTTGTGAGTGCGATGATAGGATTAGAAAAAACCAAAGAAATCTATCAAATAGCCATAGAAAAAAAGTATCGTTTTTATTCTTATGGCGATGGGATGTTGATTTTATGA
- a CDS encoding PP0621 family protein, producing the protein MLRILIPLLIIAWILWRLFLKQKPNKDNHSYTQQTPKELEDHMIVCSKCQTYVSSKDAIYSGAVAYCSETCLNDKG; encoded by the coding sequence ATGTTAAGAATTTTAATCCCCTTACTCATTATTGCGTGGATTTTATGGCGTTTGTTTTTAAAGCAAAAACCCAATAAAGACAACCACTCTTACACACAACAAACCCCTAAAGAATTAGAAGATCACATGATTGTATGCTCTAAATGCCAAACCTATGTCTCTAGCAAAGACGCCATTTATAGTGGGGCTGTGGCGTATTGCAGTGAAACTTGCTTGAATGATAAGGGGTAA
- a CDS encoding outer membrane beta-barrel protein, with product MCSKKIKNLILCLSFVFNLHAEENITKDRGAPILSEEKHPQTLELNEEKKEVAKSVDEKSLLEEIHKKKRQLYMLKGELHEKNEAILFQQMAKTKSGFFVGAILGGMRINAHPNAHSYDNFNITGGIQAYPLLYGLRSGYQKYFTSGISGLRLYGEYLGGAMKGFQSDSLASYQTASLNIDLLMDKPIDKEKRFALGIFGGVGVGWNGMYQNLKEIKEYSQPNAFGLVLNLGVSMTLNLKHRFELALKMPPLKETSQTFLYYFKSTNIYYISYNYLL from the coding sequence ATGTGTTCTAAAAAAATAAAAAATCTTATTTTATGTTTGAGCTTTGTATTCAATTTGCATGCTGAAGAGAATATAACCAAAGATAGAGGTGCCCCTATTCTTTCGGAAGAAAAACACCCCCAAACGCTAGAGCTTAATGAAGAGAAAAAAGAAGTTGCAAAGAGCGTTGATGAAAAAAGCCTGCTTGAAGAAATCCATAAGAAAAAACGCCAACTTTACATGCTCAAAGGGGAATTGCATGAAAAAAATGAGGCCATCTTATTCCAGCAAATGGCTAAAACTAAGAGCGGTTTTTTTGTAGGGGCTATCCTTGGCGGTATGAGGATTAACGCTCATCCTAACGCCCATTCTTATGATAATTTTAATATTACAGGAGGCATTCAAGCTTATCCTTTGCTGTATGGTTTAAGGAGTGGGTATCAAAAGTATTTTACTAGTGGGATTAGTGGGTTACGCTTATATGGGGAGTATTTAGGGGGGGCAATGAAAGGGTTTCAAAGCGATTCTTTAGCCTCTTATCAAACGGCGAGCTTGAATATTGATCTGTTGATGGATAAGCCTATTGATAAAGAAAAAAGGTTTGCGTTAGGGATATTTGGAGGCGTTGGAGTGGGGTGGAATGGGATGTATCAAAATTTAAAAGAAATCAAAGAGTATTCGCAGCCCAATGCGTTTGGGTTAGTGTTAAATCTAGGGGTGAGCATGACGCTCAACCTCAAACACCGCTTTGAATTAGCCCTAAAAATGCCCCCTTTAAAAGAAACTTCGCAAACCTTTTTATATTATTTTAAAAGCACTAATATTTATTATATTAGTTACAACTATTTATTGTAA
- the prmA gene encoding 50S ribosomal protein L11 methyltransferase has translation MLESMYYEFFFIFPKERELFESFLLDATDLALEESSLEDLKAFDDKETIGFISQSSWRYFATHGPLKEDLKEKLPHLDHFVILRSEKDLNSSLIPALESFCLSLQENLQNEFDFFYLSRNLASKDWLEAYKQAILPVQCGKFYIHPSWHQKPSHIATDFSIMIDPALAFGSGHHESTSMCLELLSNLDLKHKNALDVGCGSGILSIALKKQGVSTLVACDTDSLAIEETLKNFSLNQISLSTQDEIICGSTQKIQGHFDIIVANIVADVIKSLYSEFVRLCNHTLILSGILETHLNSVLQIYYNGFEILEQQQRNEWVALKLLKKQSIN, from the coding sequence GTGTTAGAATCAATGTATTATGAGTTTTTCTTTATCTTCCCTAAGGAGCGAGAGCTTTTTGAAAGTTTTCTTTTAGACGCCACGGATCTAGCCTTAGAAGAATCAAGCTTAGAGGATTTAAAAGCGTTTGATGATAAAGAAACCATTGGATTTATAAGCCAATCTAGTTGGCGTTATTTCGCCACTCATGGCCCCCTAAAAGAAGATTTAAAAGAAAAACTCCCACACCTTGATCATTTCGTTATTTTACGCTCTGAAAAGGATTTGAATAGCTCGCTCATTCCGGCATTAGAATCGTTTTGTTTGAGCTTGCAAGAAAACTTACAAAACGAGTTTGATTTTTTCTATCTTTCACGCAACCTTGCTTCAAAAGACTGGCTAGAAGCCTACAAACAAGCTATTTTACCGGTGCAATGCGGCAAATTTTACATACACCCTAGCTGGCATCAAAAACCAAGCCATATCGCTACGGATTTTAGCATAATGATTGACCCAGCTTTGGCCTTTGGCTCAGGCCATCATGAAAGCACTTCTATGTGTTTGGAATTGCTCTCTAATCTTGATTTAAAGCATAAAAACGCTTTAGATGTGGGCTGTGGGAGTGGGATTTTAAGCATCGCTTTAAAAAAACAAGGCGTTAGTACATTAGTTGCTTGCGATACGGATAGTTTAGCCATTGAAGAAACCCTAAAAAATTTTAGCTTGAATCAAATTTCCCTATCCACGCAAGATGAAATCATTTGTGGCTCTACGCAAAAAATTCAAGGGCATTTTGATATAATTGTGGCGAACATTGTTGCGGATGTGATCAAGAGTTTGTATAGCGAATTTGTGCGGCTTTGTAACCACACTCTTATTTTATCAGGGATTTTAGAAACCCATTTAAACTCTGTTTTACAGATCTATTATAATGGATTTGAGATTTTAGAGCAACAACAGCGTAACGAATGGGTCGCTCTAAAATTGCTTAAAAAACAATCAATAAATTAA
- the tatB gene encoding Sec-independent protein translocase protein TatB translates to MFGMGFFEILVVLVVAIIFLGPEKFPQAVVDVVKFFRAVKKTLNDAKDTLDKEINIEEIKKETLEYQKLFEDKIEGLKGVRIEELEDAKIVAEKEIKSVQDLMQDYKQSLENNAPPKHLNKEVSNREVFHNEPPKEIELIANNNTTKHDKEKEHV, encoded by the coding sequence ATGTTTGGCATGGGCTTTTTTGAAATCCTTGTGGTGTTGGTTGTAGCGATTATTTTTTTAGGGCCAGAAAAATTCCCCCAGGCTGTCGTGGATGTGGTGAAATTTTTTCGTGCCGTTAAAAAAACGCTCAATGACGCTAAGGACACTTTGGACAAAGAAATCAATATTGAAGAAATAAAAAAAGAAACCTTAGAGTATCAAAAACTCTTTGAAGACAAGATTGAAGGTCTTAAGGGTGTTAGGATTGAAGAACTAGAAGACGCTAAAATAGTGGCAGAAAAAGAGATTAAAAGCGTTCAGGATTTGATGCAAGATTATAAACAAAGCCTAGAGAACAACGCACCCCCTAAACATTTAAATAAAGAAGTTTCCAACAGAGAAGTTTTCCATAATGAGCCTCCTAAAGAAATAGAATTAATCGCTAATAACAACACAACAAAACACGACAAAGAAAAAGAGCATGTTTGA
- the tatC gene encoding twin-arginine translocase subunit TatC translates to MFEDLKPHLQELRKRLMVSVGTILVAFLGCFHFWKNIFEFVKNSYKGTLIQLSPIEGVMVAVKISFSAAIVISMPIIFWQLWLFIAPGLYKNEKKVILPFVFFGSGMFLIGAAFSYYVVFPFIIEYLATFGSDVFAANISASSYVSFFMRLILGFGVAFELPVLAYFLAKVGLITDASLKAYFKYAIVVIFIVAAIITPPDVVSQIFMALPLVGLYGLSILIAKFVNPALKDDEESSKENEKASRS, encoded by the coding sequence ATGTTTGAAGATTTAAAACCGCATTTACAGGAATTAAGAAAGCGTTTGATGGTTTCTGTAGGAACGATTTTAGTGGCGTTTTTGGGGTGTTTCCATTTTTGGAAAAATATTTTTGAATTTGTTAAAAACTCCTATAAAGGCACGCTCATCCAACTCTCCCCTATTGAAGGGGTCATGGTGGCGGTTAAAATTAGTTTTTCAGCCGCTATTGTCATTTCCATGCCTATTATTTTTTGGCAATTATGGCTCTTTATCGCTCCAGGGCTTTATAAAAATGAAAAAAAGGTGATTTTGCCTTTTGTGTTTTTTGGGAGTGGGATGTTTTTGATTGGGGCGGCATTTTCTTACTATGTGGTGTTTCCTTTTATCATTGAATATTTAGCCACTTTTGGGAGCGATGTGTTTGCGGCTAATATTTCTGCATCCAGTTATGTGAGCTTTTTCATGCGCTTGATTTTAGGCTTTGGCGTGGCGTTTGAATTGCCCGTTTTGGCGTATTTTTTAGCTAAAGTGGGCTTGATTACCGATGCGAGCTTGAAAGCGTATTTTAAATACGCTATTGTAGTGATTTTTATTGTAGCGGCGATTATCACTCCCCCTGATGTGGTGAGTCAAATCTTTATGGCATTGCCTTTAGTAGGGCTTTATGGGCTTTCTATTTTGATTGCAAAATTTGTCAATCCGGCTCTTAAAGACGACGAAGAAAGCAGTAAAGAAAATGAAAAAGCGAGTCGTAGTTGA
- the rsmG gene encoding 16S rRNA (guanine(527)-N(7))-methyltransferase RsmG: MNPLLQDYARILLEWNQTHNLSGAKHLSELEPQITDALKPLEFIKDFKSCLDIGSGAGLPAIPLALEKPEVKFILLEPRMKRAAFLNYLKSVLPLKNIEIVKKRLEEYQNPLQVDLITSRAVANSSFLIEKSQRFLNDKGYFLFYKGEQLKDEIAYKDTECFICKKRIYFYKPKESLC; encoded by the coding sequence ATGAACCCCTTATTGCAAGACTATGCACGCATCCTTTTAGAATGGAACCAAACGCACAATTTAAGCGGTGCGAAACATTTAAGCGAGTTAGAGCCCCAGATCACAGACGCTCTAAAACCCTTAGAATTTATCAAAGATTTTAAAAGTTGCTTGGATATTGGGAGCGGAGCAGGTCTTCCGGCTATCCCTTTAGCCCTTGAAAAGCCTGAAGTAAAATTCATTCTTTTAGAGCCTAGAATGAAAAGAGCGGCTTTTTTAAACTACCTTAAAAGTGTTTTGCCTTTAAAAAACATTGAAATTGTTAAAAAGCGTTTGGAAGAGTATCAAAATCCCTTACAAGTGGATTTAATCACCTCTAGAGCGGTCGCTAACTCTTCTTTTTTGATAGAAAAAAGCCAACGCTTCCTAAACGATAAGGGGTATTTTTTATTCTATAAAGGCGAGCAGTTAAAAGATGAAATCGCTTATAAAGACACTGAATGCTTTATATGCAAAAAGCGCATTTATTTTTACAAACCAAAGGAAAGTCTATGTTAA
- a CDS encoding outer membrane protein: protein MVLKKEKQKFHQWVCYAKFLIFCVGFLSLANHLGAKNLGYMSSSYQVGMVFMRPLSANKLLQGASIVQGYEVNPKNDWAYSRYYIFVDYGNVLFNENSTLQANMFTYGVGGDFMVAYAKNPINRWAFFFGLQLAANTWLLNNKVKDLVVNTWNSLKDFNFRNTYFRAIGVFGVQFRTIVLYHNVDVEIGMKIFLTPERHSLFERSFLFFVSHSWHF from the coding sequence ATGGTTTTAAAGAAGGAAAAACAAAAATTTCACCAATGGGTGTGTTATGCAAAATTTTTAATATTTTGTGTGGGCTTTTTAAGTCTTGCAAATCATTTAGGCGCTAAAAATTTGGGTTATATGTCTTCATCTTATCAAGTAGGCATGGTGTTTATGCGTCCTTTAAGCGCCAACAAGCTTTTGCAAGGGGCTTCAATCGTGCAAGGCTATGAAGTGAATCCTAAAAACGATTGGGCGTATTCTAGGTATTATATTTTTGTAGATTATGGGAATGTGCTTTTTAATGAGAATTCCACTTTGCAAGCGAACATGTTCACTTATGGGGTGGGAGGGGATTTTATGGTCGCTTACGCTAAAAACCCCATCAACCGTTGGGCTTTTTTCTTTGGCTTGCAACTAGCGGCTAACACATGGCTGCTCAATAATAAAGTCAAAGATTTGGTGGTGAATACTTGGAATTCGTTAAAAGATTTTAATTTCCGCAACACTTATTTCAGGGCTATCGGAGTGTTTGGGGTGCAGTTTCGCACGATCGTTTTGTATCATAATGTGGATGTAGAAATTGGCATGAAAATCTTTCTAACCCCTGAAAGGCATAGCTTGTTTGAAAGGAGCTTTTTGTTTTTTGTCTCGCATTCGTGGCATTTTTAA
- a CDS encoding outer membrane beta-barrel protein: MLKLKYCLIYLVLIMGLQATDYDNLEEENQQLDEKIKNLKQQLTEKGVSPKEMDKDKFEEEYLDRTYPKLSSKKKEKLLKAYSIADDKSGVFFGGGYAYGVFNLSYQGEMDDKYGVNSPSAFKNNININAPVSMISVKFGYQKYFVPYFGTRFYGDLLLGGGVLKESALKQSVGSFIYVLGAVNTDLLFDMPLDFKTKKHFLGVYAGFGIGLMLYQDKPNQNGRDLVVGGYSSPNFLWKSLIEVDYTFNVGVSLTLYRKHRLEIGTKFPISYLRMGVEEGAIYQNKEDDKRLLISANNQFKRSSFLLVNYAFIF, from the coding sequence ATGTTGAAACTTAAATATTGTTTGATTTATCTAGTGCTCATTATGGGACTTCAAGCGACAGATTATGACAATTTAGAAGAAGAAAACCAACAATTAGATGAAAAAATAAAAAATTTAAAGCAACAGCTCACAGAAAAAGGGGTTTCGCCCAAAGAGATGGATAAGGATAAGTTTGAAGAAGAGTATTTAGATCGGACTTACCCTAAACTCTCTTCCAAGAAAAAAGAAAAATTACTCAAGGCTTATTCCATAGCCGACGATAAGAGTGGGGTGTTTTTTGGGGGTGGGTATGCTTATGGGGTGTTCAATTTGTCTTATCAAGGGGAGATGGATGATAAATACGGCGTGAATAGCCCTAGCGCGTTTAAAAACAATATCAACATTAACGCTCCTGTTTCTATGATTAGCGTTAAATTCGGATATCAAAAATACTTTGTGCCTTATTTTGGGACACGATTTTATGGGGATTTATTGCTTGGGGGAGGGGTGTTAAAAGAGAGCGCTCTTAAGCAATCTGTTGGCTCGTTTATCTATGTTTTAGGGGCTGTCAATACGGATTTATTGTTTGATATGCCTTTAGATTTTAAGACTAAAAAGCATTTTTTAGGCGTTTATGCGGGTTTTGGGATAGGGCTTATGCTTTATCAAGATAAACCTAATCAAAATGGGAGGGATTTGGTTGTAGGGGGTTATTCAAGCCCTAATTTTTTATGGAAATCCTTGATTGAAGTGGATTACACTTTTAATGTGGGCGTGAGTTTGACGCTTTATAGGAAACACCGCTTAGAGATTGGCACAAAATTCCCCATTAGCTATTTGAGAATGGGGGTAGAAGAGGGGGCGATTTATCAAAATAAAGAAGATGATAAGCGTTTGTTGATTTCGGCTAACAACCAATTCAAACGCTCTAGTTTTTTATTAGTGAATTATGCGTTCATTTTTTAA
- the panB gene encoding 3-methyl-2-oxobutanoate hydroxymethyltransferase: MSMQTAKTKKITLNHLQAKKNHEKIIAITAYDALFAQMFDPIVDVILVGDSLNMSFFNQNDTLSASLEMMLYHTKAVCMGAKTPFIITDMPFGSYKDEKTALKNAIKVYKETQASAIKLEGGKEKAKLVKTLTNEGVIVVGHIGLMPQFVRLDGGYKIKGKNEEQQKKLLEDALSLEEAGVGLLVLEGITTPIAQVITQKIKIPTIGIGSGKDCDGQILVWSDMLGFFDSFKPKFVREYLKGKELVQKAIEQYADDVKKGFFPNELESYH; encoded by the coding sequence ATGAGCATGCAAACCGCTAAAACCAAAAAAATCACCCTCAACCATCTCCAAGCTAAAAAAAATCACGAAAAAATCATTGCCATTACCGCTTATGATGCCCTATTCGCTCAAATGTTTGACCCCATAGTAGATGTGATCTTAGTGGGCGATAGTTTGAATATGAGTTTTTTCAATCAAAACGACACTTTAAGCGCAAGTTTAGAGATGATGCTTTATCACACTAAAGCGGTTTGTATGGGTGCTAAAACCCCTTTTATCATCACAGACATGCCCTTTGGAAGCTATAAAGATGAAAAAACAGCCCTAAAAAACGCCATTAAAGTTTATAAAGAAACCCAAGCGAGCGCGATCAAACTAGAAGGCGGTAAAGAAAAAGCAAAGCTAGTTAAAACGCTCACTAATGAAGGCGTTATTGTGGTGGGGCATATCGGCTTGATGCCCCAATTTGTGCGACTTGATGGAGGCTATAAGATTAAGGGTAAAAATGAAGAGCAACAAAAGAAGCTTTTAGAAGATGCGTTGAGTTTAGAAGAAGCTGGGGTGGGTTTGTTGGTTTTAGAAGGCATAACCACCCCTATCGCTCAAGTGATCACTCAAAAAATCAAGATCCCCACGATCGGTATAGGGAGTGGCAAGGATTGCGACGGACAGATTTTGGTGTGGAGCGATATGCTAGGTTTTTTTGATAGTTTTAAGCCCAAATTTGTGCGAGAATATCTTAAAGGGAAAGAATTGGTTCAAAAAGCGATTGAACAATACGCTGATGATGTGAAAAAAGGGTTTTTCCCTAACGAATTAGAAAGTTATCATTAA